One window of Marmota flaviventris isolate mMarFla1 chromosome 5, mMarFla1.hap1, whole genome shotgun sequence genomic DNA carries:
- the LOC114078862 gene encoding olfactory receptor 2L13-like, with translation MEKWNQTSSDFILLGLFPQNQTGLLLLLLILLIFILASVGNSGMTALIFLDPRLHTPMYFLLSQLSLMDLMYISTTVPKMVYNFLSGQKSISFLACAVQMFFFLTMAGSEGLILASMAYDRFVAICHPLHYPIRMSKRMCLKMILVPWTLGSINSLAHTFYILHLPYCRSRAINHFFCDVPAMVPLACMDTWVYEYMVFVSTGLFLIVPFLGITVSYGRVIFTIFHMQSKEGRRKAFTTCSTHLTVVTFYCAPFAYTYFRPKNLRSPAEDKNLAVFYTILTPMLNPIIYSLRNKEVLGAMRRVWGLFSPRKK, from the coding sequence ATGGAGAAATGGAACCAAACTtcaagtgattttattttgttgggGTTGTTTCCTCAAAATCAAACTGGCCTCCTTCTCTTGCTTCTGATCCTATTGATATTTATTCTTGCCTCAGTGGGGAACTCAGGGATGACTGCCCTCATCTTCTTGGACCCGcggctccacacccccatgtactttctcctcagccagctctccctcatGGACCTGATGTACATCTCCACCACTGTCCCCAAAATGGTGTACAACTTCCTCTCTGGCCAGAAGAGCATCTCCTTCCTGGCCTGTGCTGTGCAAATGTTCTTCTTCCTGACAATGGCTGGCTCAGAAGGTTTAATCCTGGcctccatggcctatgaccgctttgtGGCCATATGCCACCCCCTCCACTACCCCATCCGCATGAGTAAAAGGATGTGTTTGAAGATGATCCTGGTGCCCTGGACACTGGGCTCCATCAACTCCCTGGCACACACATTTTACATCCTTCATCTTCCTTACTGCAGGTCTAGGGCCATCAATCATTTTTTCTGTGATGTCCCAGCCATGGTTCCTCTGGCCTGTATGGACACCTGGGTCTATGAGTACATGGTGTTTGTGAGCACAGGCCTGTTTCTCATTGTTCCTTTCCTTGGCATCACTGTGTCCTATGGACGGGTCATTTTTACTATCTTCCACATGCAGTcaaaagagggaagaagaaaggcttTCACCACGTGCTCCACACATTTAACTGTGGTGACATTTTATTGTGCACCTTTTGCCTACACTTATTTCCGACCAAAGAATCTTCGCTCCCCAGCAGAGGATAAGAACCTGGCTGTCTTCTACACCATCCTCACTCCCATGCTCAATCCCATCATCTACAGCCTAAGAAACAAGGAGGTGCTAGGGGCCATGAGAAGAGTGTGGGGTCTGTTCTCCCCCAGGAAGAAGTGA